One window of the Gemmatimonadota bacterium genome contains the following:
- a CDS encoding homocysteine S-methyltransferase family protein, with the protein MDKQIPKRGLVERLNESGVICAEGYVFELERRGYLQAGAYVPEVVLEHPEAVAALHREFLRAGSDVIEALTYYAHREKLRLIGKEELLEPLQKNALSLAHDIAREATGEPPLVAGNICNTNIWHPNDKASDSVVRGMFEEQINWATEANVDFIIAETFSFFGEAQIALKAITETGLPAVVTLTPHREDDLRDEIPLEVAAKKLEQDGATVVGINCARGPQTMMPAVVRIRQAVSCHVAALPVPYRTTPEHPTMQSLRDPRLPEDRPFPTALDPFTCNRYEMAKFAREAYSADIRYLGVCCGGAPHHVRAIAEALGRTPEASRYSPDMSRHYAFGTHKSLKKYNLDNAKNL; encoded by the coding sequence ATGGATAAACAAATTCCAAAACGCGGGCTGGTGGAACGCCTGAATGAGAGCGGTGTAATATGCGCCGAAGGGTATGTATTTGAACTCGAGCGCAGGGGATATCTCCAGGCGGGAGCTTATGTACCCGAAGTCGTCTTAGAACACCCCGAAGCAGTCGCCGCTTTACACCGCGAATTTTTGCGGGCTGGCTCAGATGTTATCGAAGCCCTCACGTATTACGCCCACCGCGAAAAACTGCGTCTAATCGGCAAAGAAGAACTGCTCGAACCTCTTCAAAAAAACGCCTTATCACTCGCCCACGACATAGCGCGAGAAGCCACTGGAGAGCCACCTCTGGTCGCGGGCAATATTTGCAACACAAATATCTGGCATCCCAATGACAAAGCATCTGACTCAGTTGTTCGCGGCATGTTCGAAGAACAAATCAACTGGGCAACCGAGGCAAATGTCGATTTTATCATCGCCGAAACCTTCTCTTTTTTTGGCGAAGCGCAAATCGCCCTCAAAGCCATCACAGAAACTGGCCTACCAGCCGTCGTCACCCTCACCCCGCACAGAGAAGACGACCTCAGAGACGAAATCCCCCTCGAAGTCGCTGCCAAAAAATTAGAGCAAGACGGCGCGACCGTCGTCGGTATAAATTGCGCGCGGGGTCCCCAGACCATGATGCCTGCTGTCGTGCGCATCCGACAAGCAGTCTCATGCCATGTTGCGGCATTACCTGTCCCCTACCGCACTACCCCTGAACACCCCACTATGCAGTCTCTCCGCGACCCGCGCTTGCCCGAAGATCGCCCCTTTCCCACCGCGCTTGATCCCTTTACCTGCAATCGGTATGAAATGGCAAAATTTGCTAGAGAAGCATACAGCGCGGATATCCGCTACCTCGGCGTCTGCTGCGGTGGCGCGCCTCATCATGTTCGCGCTATTGCAGAAGCACTCGGACGTACGCCAGAAGCCAGTCGCTATTCGCCAGACATGTCCAGGCACTATGCCTTTGGCACCCACAAAAGCCTGAAAAAATACAATCTGGACAACGCAAAAAATCTCTAA
- the solA gene encoding N-methyl-L-tryptophan oxidase — translation MKTDYEYIVLGCGGIGSATAYWLARRKSKDILGIEQFEHGHHHGGSQDHSRIIRLTYYYPQYIRLAPASYTAWHTLEEESGVQMVFKTGSIQFSPVDHPYRYEIDKYTGAMDETGVPYDRVDADEIAKRFPQFRLKYEVDGIYQADTGLVDASRGNATHVAMARYRGATMLDNCEATRIRPTDTGVAIETKQGNFSCRKLIVTAGAWTDRLLASVNINLSLTVTQEQVTYYATPNLPDFAIGKFPIFISHADESIYGFPIYGEVATKVGIDASGPAVTTDTRTYDPDAERERYQEAWLKENIPGFLGPKLYTKTCLYTMPKDRHFVIDTLPEHPQIIVCVGAGHAYKFSGILGKILSELAIDGHTDYPIEPFALQRDAITDPNFKPVFRM, via the coding sequence ATGAAAACAGATTACGAATACATCGTCCTCGGTTGTGGAGGCATCGGCAGTGCAACAGCGTATTGGCTCGCGCGCCGAAAAAGCAAAGACATCCTGGGCATAGAACAATTTGAACACGGCCATCACCACGGCGGCTCCCAGGATCACTCGCGCATCATCCGCCTGACCTATTACTACCCCCAATATATCCGCCTGGCACCAGCCTCGTACACCGCCTGGCATACGCTCGAAGAAGAATCCGGCGTCCAGATGGTCTTCAAAACGGGCAGCATCCAATTTTCACCCGTCGATCACCCCTACCGATATGAAATTGACAAATACACGGGCGCGATGGATGAAACAGGTGTTCCCTACGATCGCGTTGACGCCGATGAAATCGCGAAACGCTTTCCCCAATTCCGTCTAAAATATGAAGTCGATGGTATCTATCAGGCCGATACCGGATTGGTAGATGCAAGTCGGGGAAATGCCACCCATGTAGCCATGGCGCGTTATCGCGGTGCCACCATGCTGGACAACTGTGAAGCCACGCGCATTCGCCCAACGGACACTGGCGTCGCAATCGAAACCAAACAGGGCAACTTCTCATGCCGCAAACTCATCGTCACAGCCGGTGCCTGGACAGATCGCCTGCTCGCCAGCGTGAACATCAATCTTTCTCTCACCGTAACCCAGGAACAGGTTACATACTACGCCACGCCAAACCTGCCGGACTTTGCCATTGGGAAATTCCCCATATTCATCTCTCATGCCGACGAATCCATCTACGGATTCCCCATCTATGGCGAAGTCGCCACCAAAGTCGGCATTGACGCATCCGGTCCAGCAGTGACAACCGATACGCGCACCTATGACCCCGATGCCGAGCGCGAACGTTACCAGGAAGCCTGGCTCAAAGAAAACATCCCCGGATTCCTCGGCCCAAAGCTCTACACCAAAACCTGTCTCTACACAATGCCAAAAGACCGACACTTCGTAATCGATACACTCCCCGAGCATCCCCAGATCATCGTCTGTGTAGGCGCCGGGCACGCGTACAAATTCTCTGGTATCCTGGGCAAAATCCTCAGCGAACTCGCCATTGATGGGCACACGGATTATCCGATAGAACCTTTCGCACTACAACGCGATGCCATCACCGATCCCAATTTTAAACCCGTCTTCCGAATGTGA
- a CDS encoding sulfotransferase family protein, whose amino-acid sequence MPADILRLNMWSGPRNVSTALMYAFAQRSDTRVIDEPLYGHYLRVSAARHPGANEVMAAMECNGEKVIRNIILGPCDRPVLFMKQMAHHLVEISRDFFVHTHNVLLTRDPVDMLPSLVNQLKIPTLRDTGYKMQAQLLSEFHAIGQKFPVLDSRELLKNPRHVLTKLCDALNIPFDPAMLTWKAGPRPEDGIWAQHWYHNVHKSTGFQPYRPKTEPFPHHLRPLLKECQPYYDQLYAHAIKAE is encoded by the coding sequence ATGCCTGCCGATATCCTGCGTCTAAACATGTGGAGTGGTCCCCGCAATGTCTCAACCGCCCTCATGTACGCATTCGCACAGCGGTCAGACACCCGCGTAATTGACGAACCTCTCTACGGTCATTATTTACGGGTGTCTGCTGCCAGACACCCGGGTGCAAACGAAGTCATGGCCGCCATGGAATGCAATGGCGAAAAAGTCATTCGCAATATCATCCTCGGCCCGTGTGATCGGCCCGTGCTCTTTATGAAACAGATGGCCCATCATCTCGTCGAAATCAGCCGCGACTTTTTCGTACACACCCATAATGTCCTGCTCACGCGCGACCCCGTTGACATGCTACCCTCGCTCGTCAACCAGCTCAAAATCCCTACCCTGCGCGACACGGGCTACAAAATGCAAGCCCAGCTACTGAGCGAGTTTCACGCCATAGGTCAAAAATTTCCCGTACTCGATTCTCGAGAACTCCTCAAAAATCCACGGCATGTCCTCACAAAACTCTGCGACGCCCTGAACATACCCTTTGACCCCGCAATGCTCACGTGGAAAGCCGGCCCCCGCCCCGAAGACGGAATATGGGCGCAACACTGGTACCACAACGTCCACAAATCCACCGGATTTCAGCCTTATCGCCCTAAAACCGAACCCTTTCCCCATCATCTGCGACCACTCCTCAAAGAATGCCAACCCTATTACGACCAGCTTTATGCCCATGCCATCAAAGCTGAGTAA
- the ilvE gene encoding branched-chain-amino-acid transaminase, which produces MSIQLPDPRNENILIHVGGELLPREDAKISVFDSSVQGGDAVWEGLRVYNGKIFQLDAHLDRLFDSAKAMAFADIPSREAIKTAIFETLKANNMRDEVHIRLTLTRGKKTSSGMSPHFNQYGSCLIVLPEWKPPVYSSEGIRLITASVRRNPPMCIDSKIHHNNLINNILAKIEANVAGVDDAIMLDIFGYVSETNATNIFIIKKEALITPHTDSCLPGITRGVVIDLARDLDIEVTERNLSLTEVYTADESFTTGTMGELSPILEVDGRTIGNGEPGPVTNRLREQYAQHTAEHGDPIP; this is translated from the coding sequence GTGTCTATCCAATTACCCGACCCGCGAAACGAAAACATCCTCATCCACGTCGGCGGTGAACTGCTCCCGCGCGAAGACGCCAAAATATCCGTTTTTGATAGCTCGGTCCAGGGCGGCGATGCCGTGTGGGAGGGCCTGCGCGTGTACAACGGCAAAATCTTCCAACTCGACGCGCACCTCGACCGCCTCTTCGACTCTGCCAAAGCCATGGCTTTTGCGGATATCCCCTCTCGTGAAGCAATCAAAACCGCGATCTTTGAAACCCTCAAAGCCAATAACATGCGCGATGAAGTACATATCCGGCTCACGCTCACGCGGGGGAAAAAAACCTCATCGGGCATGAGTCCGCACTTTAATCAATACGGCTCCTGTCTCATTGTGCTACCAGAATGGAAACCCCCTGTTTATTCCTCAGAAGGCATCCGCCTGATCACCGCCTCTGTTCGCCGCAATCCGCCCATGTGCATCGACTCCAAAATCCATCACAACAATTTGATCAACAACATCCTCGCCAAAATCGAAGCCAATGTCGCAGGCGTTGATGACGCGATCATGCTCGACATCTTCGGCTATGTATCCGAAACCAATGCCACCAATATCTTCATCATAAAAAAAGAGGCACTTATCACGCCCCACACGGATTCCTGCTTGCCCGGCATAACAAGAGGTGTCGTAATCGACCTCGCACGCGACCTGGACATCGAAGTTACCGAACGCAACCTATCACTTACCGAAGTCTATACAGCAGATGAAAGCTTCACCACGGGCACCATGGGCGAACTCTCGCCCATCCTCGAAGTAGATGGCCGCACCATCGGCAACGGCGAACCCGGTCCCGTCACCAACCGCCTGCGCGAACAATACGCCCAACACACCGCCGAACACGGTGACCCCATTCCTTAG